The Acidimicrobiia bacterium genome has a segment encoding these proteins:
- a CDS encoding serine hydroxymethyltransferase produces MIDSRNIEHVDPAMADLIRRDLDRQNTSIHLIASENFASTAVMQATGSVFTNKYAEGYPGRRYYEGCQIVDEMERLAQTRVLELLGGVHANVQPHSGAQANMAVYFSLLDLGDTVLGMRLDQGGHLTHGSPVNFSGRYYNFVAYGVDPVTERIDMDEVRKLAHEHRPKILLAGYSAYPRHLEYERFREIADEIGAVFMVDAAHYIGLVAGKAFPNPIEHADVVTFTTHKALRGARGGAIITNNEEMGLEIQKGLFPNAQGGSLYNQIAGKAVCFHEAAQPAFQEYAHQVIANAAALAARFMENGLRLVSDGTDNHMMLIDLRSVDEELTGKDAAKMLDRIGLTLNFNTIPFDPRPPFRASGVRIGTPSVTTQGMKEVEMVQVADLITEALRNHGEERVLAATESQIRQLAKQFPPYPEGFVGHV; encoded by the coding sequence ATGATCGATTCTCGCAACATCGAACACGTCGACCCGGCCATGGCCGATCTCATCCGGCGGGACCTCGACCGGCAGAACACCAGCATTCATCTGATCGCTTCTGAGAACTTCGCTTCGACTGCAGTGATGCAGGCGACCGGGTCGGTGTTCACCAACAAGTACGCAGAGGGCTATCCCGGACGGCGGTACTACGAGGGTTGCCAGATCGTCGACGAGATGGAGCGCCTGGCCCAGACGCGGGTGCTCGAACTGCTCGGCGGTGTGCACGCCAACGTCCAGCCTCATTCGGGTGCGCAGGCCAACATGGCCGTCTACTTCAGCCTGCTCGACCTCGGCGACACCGTGCTGGGAATGCGCCTCGACCAGGGCGGACACCTCACCCACGGCTCGCCCGTCAACTTCTCCGGCCGCTACTACAACTTCGTTGCCTACGGAGTCGACCCCGTCACCGAGCGCATCGACATGGACGAGGTCCGCAAACTCGCCCACGAGCACCGGCCGAAGATCCTGCTGGCCGGATACTCGGCCTATCCCCGCCACCTCGAGTACGAGCGGTTCCGTGAGATCGCCGACGAAATCGGAGCGGTTTTCATGGTCGACGCCGCCCACTACATCGGGTTGGTAGCCGGCAAGGCGTTCCCGAATCCGATCGAGCACGCCGACGTCGTCACCTTCACCACCCACAAGGCACTGCGCGGTGCTCGCGGTGGAGCAATCATCACCAACAACGAGGAGATGGGCCTGGAGATCCAGAAGGGGCTGTTCCCCAACGCCCAGGGGGGATCGCTGTATAACCAGATCGCCGGCAAGGCCGTGTGTTTCCACGAAGCCGCCCAGCCGGCGTTCCAGGAGTATGCCCACCAGGTGATAGCCAACGCGGCGGCCCTGGCGGCCCGGTTCATGGAGAACGGCCTCCGTCTCGTCTCGGACGGCACCGACAACCACATGATGCTGATCGATCTCCGCTCCGTCGACGAGGAACTGACCGGCAAGGACGCCGCCAAGATGCTCGACCGCATCGGCCTCACCCTCAACTTCAACACGATTCCCTTCGACCCCCGGCCGCCGTTCCGGGCCTCGGGAGTGCGAATCGGAACACCGTCGGTGACCACGCAGGGTATGAAGGAAGTCGAGATGGTCCAGGTGGCCGACCTCATCACCGAAGCCTTGCGCAACCACGGAGAAGAGCGGGTTCTGGCCGCCACCGAGTCGCAAATCCGCCAGTTGGCGAAGCAGTTCCCTCCGTATCCGGAGGGGTTCGTCGGGCATGTGTGA